In the genome of Streptomyces aquilus, the window ATCGTGGCGTGATCACTGACGAACGAATAGTCGGTCTTGCCGCTGACCAGGACCTCCAGGCCGTCGTGGTCGACGAACGGCCTGGGCCGCTCCACGAAACCTCGTATCGGCACGTTGATCAGCACGGCGACACCGGCGGCGAGCGGCGCCCAGACGAGGGCCGCGACCGAGGGGGCGGCCTCCTCGCCGCCGCGCCTGCGCACGGACAGCCAGCACCACAGCACGAGCAGCACGGTGGCGAGCAGGATGCCGTACTCGCCGACGAACTCCATGACCCGGTCGAACCAGTGCGGCGCGTCCTTGGCCAGGCCGTTGATGTCGTAGAGCAGCTCGACGTCGGGGTTCGACCCGGATGCGGCGAGTCCAGCCATGGTGCTGTGGCCCCTTCGTCGTTGTTCTCGGCCCCCGTGGATGTAGATCCGATATGCGTTCGGCTACGACAACAGGAACGCATGGTCCCCGTTAATACGTTCCACACTCCACTGAATGATCACGCAGACGTTATCGAAGAGAGACACATCTCTGCAGCTCAGGGGGTAGGTTCACAGCCCGTTCAGACCGTCGTGGGGAGCGCTTTCGCGCCATCTTCGGTGACCCGGGTCGCACCGAAGTAGTCGGGGGTGTCGATCGGGTCGAACCGGATCACAGCACCCGTTCTCGGGGCGTCGATCATGTATCCGCCGCCGACATAAATCCCCACATGCCGGATGGCGCGGGAGTTGGTGAGGTCGTCGGAGAAGAAGACCAGATCGCCCGGCAGCAGCTCGTCCCTGGCCGGATGCGGTCCCGCGTTCCACTGGTCGTTGGCGACGCGCGGCAGCGTGACCCCGACGCTCTCGTACGCGGCCTTCGTCAGCCCCGAGCAGTCGAACCGCCCACCGTCCTGAGCAGTACCGTCACCGCCCCAGAGGTAGGGCGTGCCGAGTTTGTTCTGCGCGTAGGTGATCGCGGCGGCGGCCTGCTTGGACGGGTCGACGCGGGTGACGGGAGCGGCGAAGCTCTCCTCCAGCGTCGTGATCGTCTTCACGTAGTTCTGGGTCTCCTGGTACGGCGGTACGCCGCCGTACTTGATGACCGCGTACGCGCCCGCGTTGTAGGACGCGAGCATGTTCCTCGTGGGGTCGCCGGGGACGTCCTTCACGTACGAGGCGAGCTTGCAGTCGTACGACGCGGCCGACGGAATCGCGTCATTCGGATCCCATACGTCGCGGTCGCCGTCGCCGTCGCCGTCGATCCCGTGCGTGGCCCAGGTGCCGGGGATGAACTGCGCTATGCCCTGCGCGGCCGCCGCGCTCTGCGCCCTCGGGTTGAACCCGCTCTCCTGGTACAGCTGGGCGGCGAGCAGTGCCGGGTTGATGGCCGGGCACAGGTTGCCCCACTTCTGCACCAGCCCCGAATAGGCGGCCGGCACAGCGCCCTTGGCGAGCGCCTTGGTGGCCCCGCCGACCCCGTTGGCGAGGTTCCCGGCGACGACGTAGACCCCCACGACGAGCAGCATCACGAAGCTCAGCCCCGCCCCGAGAGCGGCACCCGCCACGATCCACGCCTTACGCACCGTCAACCGCCCCTCGCTGCCAGGGAGTCCACCGGGACGTGCCCGGAGATTCCGCCCGCGTCAGTCTAGGAGCTTCCCCGGCGGAATCCGCGGCAACCGGGGGACGCCACAGAGATCAGCCGACCGCCCGGCGGTACAACGCGGCGGCCTCGGAGCCGAGGACGACGCTGTACGAGATGTCGTCGGTCTCCCCGCC includes:
- a CDS encoding NlpC/P60 family protein — protein: MTVRKAWIVAGAALGAGLSFVMLLVVGVYVVAGNLANGVGGATKALAKGAVPAAYSGLVQKWGNLCPAINPALLAAQLYQESGFNPRAQSAAAAQGIAQFIPGTWATHGIDGDGDGDRDVWDPNDAIPSAASYDCKLASYVKDVPGDPTRNMLASYNAGAYAVIKYGGVPPYQETQNYVKTITTLEESFAAPVTRVDPSKQAAAAITYAQNKLGTPYLWGGDGTAQDGGRFDCSGLTKAAYESVGVTLPRVANDQWNAGPHPARDELLPGDLVFFSDDLTNSRAIRHVGIYVGGGYMIDAPRTGAVIRFDPIDTPDYFGATRVTEDGAKALPTTV
- a CDS encoding phosphatase PAP2 family protein yields the protein MAGLAASGSNPDVELLYDINGLAKDAPHWFDRVMEFVGEYGILLATVLLVLWCWLSVRRRGGEEAAPSVAALVWAPLAAGVAVLINVPIRGFVERPRPFVDHDGLEVLVSGKTDYSFVSDHATITMALAVGLFLANRKFGVVGILLALFEGFCRVYMGVHYPTDVLGGLALGTAVALLLSPLAMALLTPLTKAIERSPRAGWLIRSRKASAYDGQGAVVPGARQEAGAEERDLAA